One segment of Meriones unguiculatus strain TT.TT164.6M chromosome 3, Bangor_MerUng_6.1, whole genome shotgun sequence DNA contains the following:
- the LOC110559065 gene encoding olfactory receptor 13F1, with amino-acid sequence MVQGNWTSVTVFFFLGFSHYPKVEVTIFVLCLLMYLITLLGNTILISITILDSHLHTPMYFFLCNLSFLDIWYTSSALTPMLTNFVSGKNTISFSGCASQMYFSLAMGSTECVLLSMMAYDRYVAICNPLRYPVIMNRRVCVQIASSSWVTGCLTALVETGPVIQLSLCGNSIINHFTCEILALLKMACVDTSMVQLIMLVISILLLPLPMLLICVSYAFILSNILRISTVDGRSKAFSTCAAHLTVVVLFYGTALSMYLKPSSVNSQEIDKFMALIYAGLTPMLNPIIYSLRNKEVKMAVKKLLMRNPFSAILTSVLR; translated from the coding sequence ATGGTCCAAGGAAATTGGACCTCTGTCACAGTGTTTTTCTTCCTGGGATTTTCTCACTACCCAAAAGTTGAAGTCACCATATTTGTGCTGTGTCTGCTGATGTATCTGATTACTCTGCTGGGCAATACTATTCTGATCTCTATCACCATCCTAGATTCCCATCTGCACACTCCCATGTACTTTTTCCTCTGTAATCTGTCCTTTCTGGACATCTGGTATACCTCTTCTGCTCTTACTCCTATGCTGACAAACTTTGTTTCAGGGAAAAACACAATCTCTTTCTCAGGATGTGCTTCTCAGATGTACTTCTCTCTTGCCATGGGCTCCACTGAATGTGTGCTCCTCTCCATGATGGCCTATGACAGGTATGTGGCCATCTGCAACCCCCTGAGGTACCCTGTTATTATGAACAGGAGAGTCTGTGTACAGATTGCAAGCAGCTCCTGGGTTACAGGCTGCCTCACTGCCTTGGTGGAAACTGGACCTGTGATTCAGCTGTCTCTTTGTGGTAATAGCATCATCAATCATTTCACCTGTGAAATTCTGGCTCTCTTGAAAATGGCCTGTGTAGACACTTCCATGGTGCAGTTAATTATGTTAGTGATCAGCATCCTTCTTCTCCCATTGCCAATGCTGCTCATTTGTGTCTCCTATGCATTCATCCTCTCCAATATCTTGAGGATCAGCACGGTGGATGGTCGAAGCAAAGCCTTTTCGACATGTGCAGCTCACTTGACTGTGGTGGTTCTGTTCTATGGGACAGCTCTCTCCATGTACCTGAAGCCCTCATCTGTTAACTCACAGGAAATTGATAAATTTATGGCATTGATATATGCTGGATTAACACCAATGCTAAATCCTATCATCTATAGTCTTCGGAACAAAGAAGTAAAAATGGCTGTAAAAAAACTGTTGATGAGAAATCCCTTCAGTGCTATCTTAACTTCTGTCCTCAGATAA